From Chryseobacterium salivictor, a single genomic window includes:
- a CDS encoding restriction endonuclease — protein MKNKAERILITKSSGQKVPFNVGKLKKSLLRAGANDFEAEEVISEIISLLVEGMSTGKIHKVAFRLLKNVSRPVAARYKLKQGLLELGPSGFPFERYVAELLQVQEYKTQVGVFLQGHCVTHEVDITAEKEERHIMIECKFHNRPGYVCDIKIPLYIHSRFRDVATSKNVATGQPEKFDQGWVITNTRFSEDAAQYAKCMGMQLVSWDYPKNNALKDWIDRSGLHPITSLTTLTQKEKQQLLDDKIVLCKSIVNSREILEHIGVRPPRLQKVQAECTALCEPFPMAVNSIKT, from the coding sequence ATGAAGAATAAAGCGGAACGCATCCTCATCACCAAATCTTCAGGACAGAAAGTGCCTTTCAATGTAGGGAAACTCAAAAAATCCCTTTTGCGTGCGGGCGCAAATGATTTTGAGGCAGAGGAAGTGATCAGTGAAATAATTTCGTTACTGGTTGAAGGCATGTCCACGGGCAAAATCCATAAGGTTGCCTTCCGTTTACTGAAAAATGTTTCGCGTCCGGTCGCAGCGAGGTATAAACTAAAACAGGGACTGCTGGAATTGGGTCCTTCCGGTTTTCCTTTCGAACGGTATGTCGCTGAACTTTTACAGGTGCAGGAATACAAAACCCAGGTTGGCGTTTTTCTTCAGGGACATTGCGTGACCCATGAAGTGGATATCACTGCCGAAAAAGAAGAACGGCACATCATGATTGAATGTAAATTTCATAACCGACCCGGATATGTATGCGACATCAAAATACCACTGTATATCCATTCAAGATTTCGAGATGTGGCCACTTCAAAGAACGTTGCAACGGGTCAGCCTGAAAAATTTGATCAGGGATGGGTCATCACCAATACCCGCTTTTCGGAAGATGCCGCACAGTACGCAAAATGTATGGGGATGCAGCTGGTAAGTTGGGACTACCCGAAAAACAATGCTCTGAAAGACTGGATAGACCGTTCCGGGCTTCACCCCATCACCTCATTAACCACACTCACCCAAAAAGAAAAACAACAGTTGCTGGATGACAAAATCGTGCTGTGCAAAAGCATCGTGAACAGCCGCGAAATTCTGGAACATATTGGAGTAAGGCCTCCACGTCTTCAAAAAGTACAGGCCGAATGCACCGCATTATGCGAACCATTTCCCATGGCAGTCAATTCCATTAAAACCTAA